One Dromiciops gliroides isolate mDroGli1 chromosome 3, mDroGli1.pri, whole genome shotgun sequence DNA segment encodes these proteins:
- the LOC122747017 gene encoding zinc finger protein 260-like isoform X6, with protein sequence MRTWSLWVNTAVPCDSPSVYCGLLVSKPDVISQLENEVPWIPEGEFPSGPYPDSFNKKTRYENKDLILTEDTCLHALAKENGPQDNPWYLNIGESGECEVEFQSQKGPEEGESQELTVTHKGTFYKANVLDCNSFVRHFSLGPVFFPQWRTAIGRSFHKYNTLGKNLRQFSGKKLNMHNTDRKTFSYHSDLIKCHRTYASEKLYEYNDCGKAFDKKTNLTEHQNIHTREKLFECNECGKGFRRKHYLKSHQRTHTGVKPFECNECGKAFNDSRNLIRHQKIHTGVKPFECNECGKAFNERQSLIRHERTHSGVKPFKCNECEKAFGWRENLISHQGTHTGIKPFECNECGKGFRRKHYLKSHQRTHIGVKPFECNECGKAFNDSRNLIRHQKIHTGVKPFECNVCGKAFNERQTLIRHERTHTGVKPFECNECEKAFMRKDCLKSHQRTHTGVKPFECNECGKAFSQKGHFIIHQRTHTGVKPFKCNECGKAFNDRQSLTRHQRTHTGVKPFKCNECGKAFNDRQNLIRHLRTHTGVKPFECNECGRAFNDRQNLIRHQRIHTGGKPFECNECGKAFSASQNLIRHQRIHTVGKPFECNECGKSFSQKGHLISHQTIHTGARAFECNECGKAFSQRGSLNRHQRTHTGM encoded by the coding sequence ATTCTTTTAATAAGAAGACTAGGTATGAAAATAAGGACTTGATTCTGACTGAAGACACTTGCCTGCATGCCTTGGCCAAGGAAAATGGACCACAAGACAATCCCTGGTATCTCAACATAGGAGAATCTGGGGAATGTGAGGTCGAATTCCAGAGCCAGAAGGGTCCAGAGGAGGGAGAGTCCCAGGAGTTAACAGTCACTCACAAAGGAACATTTTATAAGGCAAATGTCCTTGATTGTAATTCCTTTGTGAGACATTTTAGTCTGGGGCCCGTCTTTTTTCCACAATGGAGAACTGCCATAGGAAGAAGTTTCCATAAATATAATACACTTGGAAAGAACTTAAGACAGTTTTCAGGGAAGAAACTTAATATGCATAACACAGACAGGAAAACTTTCAGTTACCACTCAGACCTCATCAAATGTCATAGAACATATGCTAGTGAAAAGCTGTATGAATATAATGACTGtggaaaagcctttgacaaaaaaacaaatcttACTGAACATCAGAATATTCATACTAGAGAGAAActctttgaatgtaatgaatgtggaaaaggaTTCAGACGAAAGCATTACCTTAAAAGCCATCAGAGAACTCACACTGGTGTGAAACCCTtcgaatgtaatgaatgtgggaaagcattCAATGACAGTCGGAACCTAATTAGACaccagaaaattcatactggagtaaaaccatttgaatgtaatgaatgtggaaaagctttcaaTGAAAGGCAGTCCCTTATTAGACATGAGAGAACTCATTCTGGAGTCAAACCCttcaaatgtaatgaatgtgaaaAAGCCTTTGGCTGGAGGGAAAACCTCATTAGCCATCAGGGAACTCATACTGGGATcaaaccctttgaatgtaatgaatgtgggaaaggcttcagaCGAAAGCATTACCTTAAAAGTCATCAGAGAACTCATATTGGAgtgaaaccttttgaatgtaatgaatgtgggaaagccttcaatgACAGTCGGAACCTAATTAGACaccagaaaattcatactggagtgaagccttttgaatgtaatgtttgtgggaaagccttcaatgAAAGGCAGACCCTTATCCGACATGAGAGAACTCACACTGGTgtgaaaccctttgaatgtaatgaatgtgagaAAGCTTTTATGCGGAAGGATTGTCTTAAAAGCcatcagagaactcatactggagtgaagccctttgaatgtaatgaatgtgggaaagcctttagtcAGAAGGGACACTTTATTATCCATCAGAGAACCCATACAGGAGTGAAACCTTTtaaatgcaatgaatgtgggaaagctttcaatGATAGGCAGTCCCTTACTAGACATCAGAGAACCCACACTGGAGTGAAACCATTTAAGTGCAATgagtgtgggaaggccttcaaTGACAGGCAGAATCTTATTAGACATCTGAGGACTCATACTGGAGTtaaaccctttgaatgtaatgagtgtggaaGAGCTTTCAATGACAGGCAAAACCTTAttagacatcagagaattcatactggggggaagccctttgaatgtaatgaatgtgggaaagcctttagtgCCAGTCAGAACCTTATaagacatcagagaattcatactgtaGGGAAACCCTttgaatgcaatgaatgtgggaaatcctTCAGTCAAAAAGGACACCTTATTAGTCATCAGACAATTCATACTGGAGCAAGAGCCTTTGAATGTAacgaatgtgggaaagccttcagccaGAGAGGAAGCCTCAATAGacatcagagaactcatactggaATGTAG